From a single Nostoc edaphicum CCNP1411 genomic region:
- a CDS encoding ATP adenylyltransferase family protein: protein MAQGKILLKPGTLWTSVKEQTEYALQCGALLSIPTEFEFVEQDNVRFLVRILSNLNRKKAADEKQKKQYATSGQEFNPFLPYEEDLFVADISDTHVCILNKFNVVDYHLLIITRDFEEQESLLTLEDFTAMWACLADFDGLAFYNSGKTAGASQRHKHLQLVPLPFASSGPQIPIEPLLKAARFQDLSATLPGLPFIHAFAPLDSNWVRGGQATLEVYRTLLDAVGLDARQLGAYNLLVTREWMLIVPRSQEHFHSISVNSLGFAGALLVRNAAEMELLKAEGPMTILKNVAIS from the coding sequence ATGGCACAGGGTAAGATATTACTTAAGCCTGGTACTTTATGGACAAGTGTCAAAGAGCAGACGGAATATGCTTTACAATGTGGAGCGTTGCTTTCGATACCAACGGAATTTGAGTTTGTCGAACAGGATAATGTGCGCTTTTTAGTGCGGATTTTGTCTAACTTGAATCGCAAAAAAGCAGCCGATGAAAAACAGAAAAAACAATATGCTACGTCTGGTCAAGAGTTTAATCCTTTCTTGCCCTACGAAGAGGATTTATTTGTAGCGGATATTTCTGATACCCATGTATGTATTTTAAATAAATTCAATGTTGTTGATTATCACCTGCTAATCATCACCCGTGATTTTGAGGAACAGGAAAGTTTGCTCACCCTAGAAGATTTTACGGCTATGTGGGCATGTCTAGCTGATTTCGATGGTTTAGCATTTTACAATAGTGGCAAAACGGCAGGTGCAAGTCAGCGACACAAGCATTTACAGTTAGTTCCTCTACCATTTGCATCTTCAGGCCCGCAAATTCCTATTGAACCTCTGTTGAAGGCAGCACGATTTCAGGACTTGAGCGCAACTTTACCAGGGCTTCCTTTTATACACGCTTTCGCACCACTAGATTCCAATTGGGTGCGAGGGGGTCAAGCAACACTGGAAGTTTATCGCACTTTGCTAGATGCGGTGGGTTTAGATGCAAGGCAATTGGGCGCTTACAATCTGCTGGTGACACGAGAATGGATGTTGATCGTACCGCGATCGCAGGAGCATTTTCACTCCATCTCTGTGAATTCATTAGGATTCGCTGGTGCTTTGCTAGTGCGAAATGCCGCAGAAATGGAGCTTCTCAAAGCTGAAGGGCCGATGACTATCCTCAAGAATGTTGCTATATCCTAA
- a CDS encoding phycoerythrobilin:ferredoxin oxidoreductase, which translates to MTLYQPFLDYAIAYMRSRLDLQPYPIPTGFESKSAVVGKGKNQEEVVTTSYAFQTSKLRQIRAAHVQGGNSLQVLNFVIFPRLNYDLPFFGADLVTLPGGHLIALDMQPLFRDEPTYQAKYTEPILPIFHSHQQHLSWGGDFPEEARPFFSPAFLWTRPQETTVVETQVFAAFKDYLKAYLDFVEQAEALTDSQNLAAIEQAQLRYLRYRAEKDPARGMFKRFYGAEWTEEYIHGFLFDLERKLTAVN; encoded by the coding sequence GTGACACTTTATCAGCCATTTCTCGATTATGCGATCGCCTACATGCGATCGCGCTTGGATTTACAGCCCTATCCTATCCCCACTGGGTTTGAGTCCAAGAGTGCTGTTGTGGGCAAGGGAAAGAATCAGGAAGAGGTTGTCACCACAAGTTATGCCTTTCAAACTTCAAAATTGCGTCAAATTCGCGCAGCTCACGTACAGGGTGGCAATTCGCTGCAAGTGCTGAATTTTGTGATTTTCCCCCGTCTCAACTACGATTTACCCTTTTTTGGGGCAGATTTGGTGACATTGCCTGGAGGACATCTAATTGCTTTGGATATGCAGCCCCTATTTCGGGATGAGCCAACATATCAGGCAAAATATACTGAACCAATTCTGCCCATTTTCCACTCCCATCAACAGCATCTATCCTGGGGAGGAGATTTCCCCGAAGAAGCACGGCCTTTTTTCTCTCCCGCTTTTCTGTGGACTCGTCCCCAAGAAACGACTGTAGTAGAAACTCAGGTGTTTGCCGCTTTTAAAGACTATTTGAAAGCTTATCTGGATTTTGTAGAACAGGCAGAAGCTCTAACAGATTCCCAAAATTTAGCAGCCATTGAGCAAGCCCAACTGCGATACCTGCGATATCGGGCTGAAAAAGACCCAGCACGAGGGATGTTTAAACGCTTCTATGGTGCAGAATGGACTGAAGAGTATATCCACGGCTTCTTATTTGACCTAGAGAGAAAATTAACAGCGGTCAACTAG
- a CDS encoding 15,16-dihydrobiliverdin:ferredoxin oxidoreductase, with protein sequence MYKPFLEFLEKELFQRFDLQSRVIPPGLEFKVSDRGRNPATICSWCHQCQELRKIRYTYIDAGESAQIFNSVVYPSHHYDLPLLGIDFLSFGKVKNLIVLDFQPLFQDEDYQKKYIVPLKSLHDKYPDLAQNLEMKFYDANQYFSKYLLFAKTDPETVATRVFEAFQDYLNLYWQMIADAKPLQDPEDIQRIVKAQKDYDQYSADRDPASGLFSSYFGHEWAERFLHEFLFEDAVPLAVGASKR encoded by the coding sequence ATGTATAAGCCTTTCCTAGAATTTTTAGAAAAAGAGCTATTTCAGCGGTTTGATTTACAAAGTAGGGTGATTCCCCCTGGTTTGGAATTCAAAGTTAGCGATCGCGGCAGAAACCCAGCAACTATTTGCAGTTGGTGTCACCAATGTCAAGAGTTGCGGAAAATTCGCTATACCTACATTGATGCCGGGGAGAGTGCCCAAATTTTTAACAGCGTGGTTTATCCTAGTCATCACTACGATCTACCTCTGTTAGGAATTGATTTTTTATCCTTTGGTAAAGTTAAAAACCTGATTGTGCTTGACTTTCAGCCTTTATTTCAGGATGAAGATTATCAAAAAAAATATATAGTTCCGCTGAAATCTCTCCACGATAAATACCCTGATTTGGCGCAAAACTTAGAAATGAAGTTTTACGATGCCAATCAGTATTTTTCTAAATACCTATTGTTTGCCAAAACCGACCCGGAAACAGTAGCAACGCGAGTCTTTGAAGCTTTTCAGGATTATTTAAACCTGTATTGGCAAATGATAGCAGATGCCAAACCGCTCCAAGATCCTGAAGATATCCAGCGGATTGTCAAAGCTCAAAAAGACTATGACCAATATAGTGCAGACCGCGATCCCGCATCTGGTTTGTTTAGCAGCTACTTTGGTCATGAATGGGCAGAGCGCTTTCTCCATGAATTCTTATTTGAAGATGCTGTTCCCCTAGCAGTTGGCGCTAGCAAAAGATAA
- a CDS encoding phycobiliprotein lyase, giving the protein MHLIPPLTMLDFFRKSEGTWFTERSVHHFDSAADESGESNLIIKVMEKDDPKVQEVCTAQGIDPTKATGGASFSWQANLDTRLPNTDNAAILVDVPDETRRSGKLIRNQGYVESIPVVSRYRFADDGVLTIDTDYDNNQGQERCWFVTDDFRVRVSTVRMMNGVNLMTYCSERRCVSQELLEQMISRNHARR; this is encoded by the coding sequence ATGCATTTAATACCGCCCTTGACAATGCTCGACTTCTTCCGCAAAAGTGAGGGAACATGGTTTACGGAACGCTCAGTTCATCATTTTGACTCGGCGGCGGATGAGTCGGGAGAGTCGAATTTGATCATTAAAGTCATGGAAAAAGATGATCCAAAAGTCCAAGAAGTTTGTACAGCCCAAGGGATAGATCCTACTAAAGCAACAGGCGGTGCGAGTTTTTCATGGCAAGCTAACCTAGATACCAGGCTACCGAATACTGATAATGCTGCCATTTTGGTTGATGTTCCCGACGAAACGAGACGTTCTGGAAAACTGATCCGCAACCAAGGCTATGTTGAGAGCATTCCAGTTGTGAGTCGGTATCGATTTGCCGATGATGGAGTGCTGACGATTGATACTGACTATGACAATAATCAAGGTCAGGAACGTTGTTGGTTTGTTACGGATGATTTTCGTGTCAGAGTCAGTACTGTGCGAATGATGAACGGAGTCAACTTGATGACTTATTGTTCTGAGCGTCGCTGTGTTTCCCAAGAACTGCTGGAGCAAATGATCAGTCGCAATCATGCTAGGCGTTAG
- a CDS encoding pentapeptide repeat-containing protein, whose protein sequence is MTNTEIQLITSDAYGNGFAERPSPTPEILTALKKGIPLDGVDLYQFNLREVDLGQANLSKAKLLGADLSELVLSNADLSGADLRGANLRGADLSGANLQGAYLNRANLQQANLSGANLEGAKLQVARYDTQTKWPQEYNYKASGAVGPGANLNGAFLNTASLRNADLQGANLRGAYLSGADLTEANLQGAALSGADLTKAYLTGACLRNARLTGADLRDTDLRAADLSDAEMEHLQSIAGADFTLAQGLTEETKAMLSSRPYSELDVWNAYTRTTTRESLST, encoded by the coding sequence ATGACAAATACTGAAATTCAACTTATTACTAGCGATGCCTACGGCAACGGCTTTGCCGAACGCCCCAGTCCAACTCCAGAAATTTTAACAGCCCTGAAAAAAGGAATCCCTCTGGATGGGGTCGATTTGTACCAATTCAATCTAAGGGAAGTCGATTTAGGACAAGCTAACTTGAGCAAAGCCAAGCTATTAGGAGCCGACCTCAGTGAGTTGGTCTTGAGTAATGCCGATTTGAGTGGGGCTGATTTGCGAGGTGCGAATCTGCGAGGAGCCGATTTGAGTGGGGCGAATTTGCAGGGAGCCTATTTAAACCGTGCTAACCTCCAACAAGCAAATCTCAGTGGTGCAAATTTGGAGGGAGCTAAACTCCAAGTAGCGCGTTATGATACACAAACTAAATGGCCCCAAGAATATAACTACAAAGCTTCGGGAGCGGTAGGGCCGGGTGCTAATCTCAATGGTGCTTTTCTGAATACAGCTTCTTTACGAAATGCAGATTTACAAGGCGCGAATCTGCGTGGAGCCTACCTGAGTGGCGCTGATTTGACTGAAGCCAATTTGCAAGGCGCGGCTTTGAGCGGCGCTGATCTGACAAAAGCTTATTTGACAGGCGCTTGTTTGCGGAATGCTCGATTGACTGGAGCCGATTTGCGGGATACAGACCTGCGAGCAGCTGACCTCAGTGATGCAGAGATGGAGCATCTTCAAAGTATTGCTGGGGCAGATTTTACTCTTGCTCAAGGACTCACAGAAGAAACTAAAGCCATGCTTTCCAGCCGTCCATATTCAGAACTCGACGTTTGGAATGCCTATACCCGCACAACAACTCGTGAGAGTTTGAGTACTTGA
- a CDS encoding HEAT repeat domain-containing protein, producing MEIHKIQTELKNPDFHYRLKAIAALDDYESEVAVPLLTSKLHDSEFLVRSFVARGLGNQQSAESFAALMQIMKFDDTPNVRAEAANSLSLFGRVAVSHLVLAFYQDDHWLVRRSILAAIAEMDCPEELFDICVQGLKDEDFTVQESSVDGLGLLADSSQHTAALSQILTLVNDESWRMRVRVCYALKRFDEPEAKAALNQLRQDEDHRVVGAALEDLLPQ from the coding sequence ATGGAAATCCATAAAATCCAAACTGAACTGAAGAACCCAGATTTTCACTATCGTTTGAAGGCGATCGCAGCCCTTGATGATTATGAATCAGAAGTTGCAGTTCCTCTGCTAACGAGTAAACTTCATGACTCAGAATTTTTGGTGCGTTCTTTTGTCGCCAGGGGTTTGGGTAATCAACAATCAGCGGAATCTTTTGCGGCTTTGATGCAAATTATGAAATTCGACGATACCCCCAACGTGCGGGCTGAAGCGGCAAATTCTTTATCGCTATTTGGTAGAGTCGCAGTTTCTCATCTAGTTCTGGCATTTTATCAGGATGACCATTGGTTAGTGCGGCGGAGCATTTTGGCTGCGATCGCTGAAATGGATTGTCCTGAAGAACTATTTGATATCTGCGTTCAGGGTTTAAAAGATGAAGATTTCACAGTCCAGGAATCCTCTGTTGATGGACTCGGCTTACTAGCTGATTCTAGCCAACATACTGCGGCATTATCCCAAATACTAACGTTAGTGAATGATGAATCTTGGCGGATGCGGGTGCGAGTTTGCTATGCCCTCAAACGATTTGATGAGCCGGAAGCCAAAGCAGCCCTGAACCAACTCAGACAGGATGAGGATCACCGAGTCGTCGGAGCGGCTTTAGAAGACTTGTTGCCACAATAG
- a CDS encoding phycobilisome protein — MTQLSETVKELIAKARIVSFTEWEQSHPKPAIAIFQAADDAFRYLDDEDLSQIKTLSPDNSELIPVAQLLRDRAAEIVDEARVQVLATYPEIIQPGGGLYPPERAQACWRDFWHFLRCITYSIAGGHTEYTNPTGLHYMNLLYQELQVPLDAMLLGLKSIKTASLKRCQANQQQTLAPYFDHLISQLATFQIR, encoded by the coding sequence ATGACTCAATTAAGCGAAACCGTCAAAGAATTAATAGCCAAAGCTAGAATTGTCAGCTTTACTGAGTGGGAACAGTCCCATCCAAAACCAGCAATTGCCATATTCCAAGCTGCGGATGATGCTTTTCGCTACCTGGACGATGAAGATTTATCGCAGATTAAAACCTTGTCACCGGATAATTCTGAGTTGATTCCTGTTGCTCAATTGTTACGCGATCGCGCAGCCGAAATCGTTGATGAAGCAAGAGTTCAGGTTTTGGCGACTTATCCCGAAATTATCCAGCCTGGAGGCGGTCTTTATCCACCTGAACGCGCTCAAGCTTGCTGGCGAGACTTTTGGCATTTTCTCCGCTGTATTACATACAGCATCGCAGGTGGCCACACTGAGTATACAAATCCCACAGGACTGCACTATATGAACTTGCTTTATCAGGAATTACAAGTTCCATTGGATGCAATGCTTTTAGGCTTAAAAAGCATCAAGACTGCTAGTTTGAAACGCTGCCAAGCCAATCAGCAGCAAACTCTTGCTCCCTATTTTGATCATTTAATCAGCCAACTGGCTACTTTCCAAATTCGATAA